A stretch of DNA from Candidatus Pseudomonas phytovorans:
TGGCGTCCATGGCCAGTGCCTGCATTGCCCTGGTGGCACCGCTGCCAAAAGTCGATGCCACGCTGACCGGCCTGCTGTTGTCGTTTGTCTTTTACCTGCTGGCATTCATCTGGTGCTTCGCCTGCCGCAGCGCCTGGCGTGCCTGGCTGGGCGTATTGGCGCCAAGCCTGCTGTTGGGCATGATCAGCGGCGTTGCCTACTGGATGAAAAACCCATGAAAGAAGGCTTCCGCCAGGCGATGGCCTGGCTGCACACCTGGACCGGCCTGATCTTCGGCTGGCTGCTGTTCGCCATCTTCCTGACCGGCACGTTGTCGTACTTCAAGGATGAAATCACCCACTGGGCGCAGCCCGAAGTGCGCAGCCATGCCCTGGACCCGGCACGTAGCCTGGATATGGCCCAGCACTACCTGGAGCAGAAAGCCGGGCATTCCGCTTCCTGGTTCATCAACATGCCCAGCGAGCGCGAAGCCGGCTTGAGCGTGGGCTATCGCGACCCCAACGGCGGGCCGCGTGGCTTTGTCAACAAGACCCTCGATACGCAGTCCGGCCAGCCGGTAGAAGCGCGCGACAGCCGGGGTGGCGATTTCTTCTACCGTTTCCACTTCCAGCTGCAGATGCCCCATCCGTTTGGCCGCTGGTTGTCGACCTTTTGCGCTTTCATCATGTTGCTGGGGCTGGTCACCGGCATCATCACCCACAAGAAGATTTTCAAGGAGTTCTTCACCTTCCGCCCCGGCAAGGGCCAGCGCTCCTGGCTGGACGGGCACAAC
This window harbors:
- a CDS encoding DUF3649 domain-containing protein; translated protein: MTRKTAGLSLSYRAAVASRSLAALLGGYLLASMASACIALVAPLPKVDATLTGLLLSFVFYLLAFIWCFACRSAWRAWLGVLAPSLLLGMISGVAYWMKNP